A part of Gemmatimonadota bacterium genomic DNA contains:
- a CDS encoding urease accessory protein UreD, whose amino-acid sequence MMSPLPSQIEVTRNGSRSVLTACRSVAPLKLLNPAAQGEYCAIVLSSYGGGMVEGDATTLCVRCGEGASLYLGTQAFTKVYKSPNGIPCKQIISGAVEAGSLAVVLPDPVVPYSRSVFEQAQTWHLASDACLVLADGHTAGRVAFGECFGYTSYRSDITVHTPERPVLVERYYSEPGTLSPVYAGAFGVYGVVFNIFVAGSSVRFAYLVKSLSQSLTPLLKPSQDSLLLSFASPRPDLFVIRSLAQNVECLLPLYTALRNAIAHPNVLGADPLARKY is encoded by the coding sequence ATGATGTCTCCCCTCCCTTCCCAAATTGAGGTGACTCGCAATGGCTCCCGTTCTGTCCTTACTGCCTGTCGCTCAGTTGCACCTTTGAAGTTGCTCAATCCCGCCGCGCAGGGCGAATATTGCGCTATTGTGCTTTCCAGTTATGGGGGCGGTATGGTGGAGGGGGATGCGACGACGCTGTGTGTGCGCTGTGGTGAGGGGGCATCTCTTTATCTGGGTACTCAGGCGTTTACCAAAGTTTATAAGAGTCCCAATGGTATTCCGTGTAAGCAGATAATTAGCGGTGCGGTGGAAGCCGGGAGCCTTGCCGTTGTTTTGCCCGATCCCGTTGTTCCATACTCGCGAAGTGTTTTTGAGCAGGCGCAGACGTGGCATCTGGCGTCTGACGCATGTCTGGTGCTGGCTGATGGTCATACGGCTGGACGCGTGGCTTTTGGCGAGTGTTTTGGGTACACGAGTTACCGGTCTGATATTACTGTGCATACGCCCGAACGTCCGGTTCTGGTGGAGCGCTATTATTCTGAGCCGGGGACGTTGTCGCCGGTATATGCAGGCGCTTTTGGGGTTTATGGTGTTGTTTTTAATATTTTTGTTGCTGGTTCTTCTGTGAGATTTGCATATCTGGTCAAAAGTCTTTCCCAATCGCTCACTCCTTTGTTGAAACCCTCGCAGGATTCTTTGTTGCTTTCCTTTGCTTCCCCAAGGCCCGATCTTTTTGTGATACGATCCCTCGCGCAAAATGTCGAGTGCCTTCTTCCTCTCTATACAGCCCTCCGCAATGCAATCGCCCATCCCAATGTTCTCGGTGCAGATCCGCTGGCGCGAAAGTATTGA
- the ureG gene encoding urease accessory protein UreG, translating to MHNHHHHHGHDHSHEPFDSPGDFTLRESVLYDRDFSQRAFTVGVGGPVGTGKTALVRVLCEALRDRFSLGVVTNDIFTREDAEFLLRHKALEADRIIGVETGGCPHAAIREDISLNLNALEDLMIRFGCDIDLLFVESGGDNLAAHFSKELVDYAIYVIDVSAGDKIPRKGGPGITQSDLLVINKTDLADLVGADLGVMARDAKKMRGDGPTLFACLKHGSGLDEIIEQVLDARRSVLSPQAR from the coding sequence ATGCACAATCATCATCACCATCACGGCCACGATCATTCTCACGAGCCTTTTGATTCTCCGGGTGACTTTACTTTGCGCGAGTCGGTTCTCTATGACCGCGATTTTTCTCAGCGGGCGTTTACCGTGGGGGTTGGTGGTCCGGTGGGTACGGGGAAGACGGCGCTTGTTCGCGTGCTGTGCGAAGCTCTGCGCGATCGCTTCAGTCTCGGCGTGGTTACGAATGATATTTTTACACGCGAAGATGCTGAGTTTCTTTTGCGTCACAAGGCGCTTGAGGCCGATCGCATTATTGGGGTTGAGACGGGCGGATGCCCGCATGCAGCTATTCGGGAGGATATTTCGCTGAATTTGAATGCGCTCGAGGATTTGATGATTCGCTTTGGGTGCGATATCGATCTGCTTTTTGTGGAGAGTGGCGGCGATAATCTGGCGGCGCATTTTAGCAAGGAGCTCGTCGATTACGCGATTTATGTGATTGATGTCTCCGCTGGGGACAAGATTCCCCGAAAAGGGGGTCCGGGGATTACGCAGTCGGATTTGTTGGTTATTAATAAGACCGATCTCGCCGATCTCGTTGGCGCAGACCTGGGGGTTATGGCGCGAGATGCAAAGAAGATGCGCGGCGATGGTCCCACGCTTTTTGCCTGTCTCAAACACGGGTCGGGGCTTGACGAGATTATCGAGCAGGTTCTCGATGCACGCAGGTCTGTGCTGTCACCTCAGGCGCGATGA
- a CDS encoding type II toxin-antitoxin system RelE/ParE family toxin, translated as MAYAVHMRSSAERERRRLQGHIRQRINRHLLQLESEPRPSGVEKLVGRPNSWRIRVGDYRILYEIDDANQRVIINRIAHRRDVYQR; from the coding sequence ATGGCTTACGCTGTTCACATGCGTTCATCGGCAGAACGAGAACGCCGTAGGCTGCAGGGCCATATTCGTCAACGCATTAACCGACATCTTCTTCAACTGGAATCTGAGCCACGTCCTTCAGGTGTAGAAAAACTGGTTGGTCGCCCAAATTCGTGGCGTATTCGCGTAGGAGACTATCGCATTCTTTATGAAATTGACGATGCAAATCAACGCGTTATCATCAATCGTATCGCTCATCGGCGCGACGTATATCAACGCTAA
- the ureC gene encoding urease subunit alpha, giving the protein MSQIDRIAYASMYGPTTGDRVQLGDTHLVVEVENDYTIYGDECKFGGGKVLRDGMGQATGVSQDKALDLVITNALVVDYTGIYKADIGIKDGRVAGIGKAGNPDIMSGVDSDLIVGVTTEVIAGEGHMLTAGALDVHVHFICPQQVEEAIASGITTMLGGGTGPATGTNATTCTPGAHHIRMMLESSDAFPLNFGFLGKGNSSLPQGLIEQIEGGACGLKLHEDWGTTPAAIDSCLSVADEYDVQVAIHTDTLNESGFVEQSCAAFKGRTIHTYHTEGAGGGHAPDIMRLCGEANVLPSSTNPTRPFTANTIDEHLDMLMVCHHLDKNIPEDVAFAESRIRQETIAAEDILHDMGALSIIASDSQAMGRVGEVICRTWQTAHKMREQRGALRGDQGNDNGRVKRYIAKYTINPATAHGLSDYIGSIEVGKLADLVLWKPSFFGAKPEMVIKGGIIAYSQMGDPNASIPTPQPVYPRPMFGAYGNAVGSTSLAFVSRVSLDTVGSYDLSKSVVAVSNCRDIGKRDMKLNDFIPDIHIDPETYSVTVNGELLTCEAAEKLPLAQLYNLF; this is encoded by the coding sequence ATGTCTCAGATTGATCGAATCGCTTATGCCAGTATGTACGGTCCCACAACGGGAGACCGCGTTCAGTTGGGCGATACCCATCTCGTCGTTGAGGTGGAGAACGATTATACGATTTACGGCGATGAGTGCAAGTTTGGCGGGGGTAAGGTACTCCGCGATGGCATGGGCCAGGCTACGGGTGTGTCGCAGGATAAGGCGCTGGATCTCGTTATTACCAATGCGCTTGTCGTTGACTATACGGGGATATACAAAGCGGATATTGGGATTAAAGACGGGCGTGTCGCCGGTATTGGCAAGGCGGGTAATCCCGATATTATGTCGGGTGTTGATTCCGATCTCATCGTGGGGGTTACGACCGAGGTTATCGCGGGCGAAGGTCATATGCTCACGGCTGGCGCGCTCGATGTGCATGTCCATTTTATCTGTCCTCAGCAGGTTGAAGAGGCGATAGCTTCGGGTATTACGACTATGCTGGGTGGCGGTACGGGTCCGGCGACAGGGACCAATGCTACGACGTGTACACCGGGGGCGCATCACATTCGCATGATGCTGGAGTCGAGTGATGCCTTTCCCCTCAATTTTGGTTTTTTGGGCAAGGGCAATTCTTCGCTTCCGCAGGGGCTTATTGAGCAGATTGAAGGGGGTGCATGCGGGCTTAAACTCCACGAGGACTGGGGTACGACGCCTGCTGCTATTGATTCCTGTCTTTCGGTTGCCGATGAATACGATGTTCAGGTGGCGATTCATACGGATACGCTCAATGAGTCGGGTTTTGTGGAGCAGAGCTGTGCGGCTTTTAAGGGGCGCACGATTCATACGTATCACACCGAGGGTGCGGGTGGGGGACACGCGCCGGATATTATGCGTCTTTGTGGCGAGGCGAATGTTTTGCCTTCTTCTACGAATCCCACGCGGCCTTTTACGGCGAATACGATTGATGAGCATCTGGATATGCTTATGGTGTGCCATCATCTGGATAAAAATATACCCGAGGATGTGGCTTTTGCCGAGAGCCGCATTCGGCAGGAGACGATTGCGGCAGAAGATATTTTGCACGATATGGGGGCGCTGTCGATTATTGCATCGGATAGTCAGGCGATGGGGCGCGTGGGGGAGGTTATTTGTCGCACATGGCAGACTGCCCATAAGATGCGGGAGCAGCGTGGTGCACTGCGCGGCGATCAGGGGAATGATAATGGGCGTGTGAAGCGGTATATCGCCAAATATACGATTAATCCCGCGACGGCTCACGGTTTGAGCGATTATATCGGTTCGATTGAGGTGGGCAAGCTCGCGGATCTGGTGCTCTGGAAGCCATCTTTTTTTGGTGCAAAACCCGAGATGGTGATTAAGGGAGGCATAATCGCGTATTCGCAGATGGGCGATCCAAATGCTTCGATTCCCACGCCGCAACCCGTGTATCCGCGTCCTATGTTCGGTGCTTATGGCAATGCCGTGGGTTCTACGTCTCTCGCTTTTGTCTCCAGGGTTTCGCTGGATACGGTTGGGTCTTATGATCTGTCCAAGAGCGTTGTTGCGGTGTCCAATTGTCGGGATATTGGGAAGAGGGATATGAAGCTCAATGATTTTATTCCCGATATTCACATTGATCCGGAGACTTATAGCGTTACGGTCAATGGCGAATTGCTTACCTGTGAGGCGGCAGAGAAATTGCCGCTGGCGCAGCTTTATAATTTGTTTTGA
- a CDS encoding Ldh family oxidoreductase, whose protein sequence is MNQPPESFVHVYEDRLLDFAAACFEKAGLEIEHARVISRLLVNSDLRGVRSHGTRTVNGYCKSFENGSLNPRPNVRVIGETPTCAVIDGDGTVGYLPMVRAAEHAIRKAREVGMGMGLARHVGHIGSAGHYARMCSEAGCIGFCVQGRQQGNAKRDGRGPLLGYFGNPPICFAIPSGDEPPIVLDAATCILADYQRGPEFEALFEMIPAAFFKSIGYTAVASIMGGGLAGTGLPSSHEMKEKWPSSGAGGCVLAIRVDQAVSEEVFRAESDHMVRTVRETYEPMPGQDRALLPGAIEEERMALHRTEGIRYGEMEQENAREVSARLRVPLPWD, encoded by the coding sequence ATGAATCAACCTCCTGAATCTTTTGTTCACGTCTATGAAGATCGCCTTCTGGATTTTGCTGCGGCTTGTTTTGAGAAGGCGGGGCTTGAGATCGAGCACGCGCGGGTTATCAGTCGCCTGCTGGTCAATAGCGATCTGCGAGGTGTTCGCAGCCACGGTACGCGGACTGTGAATGGCTATTGCAAGAGTTTTGAAAATGGGAGTCTCAATCCGCGTCCCAATGTGCGGGTGATCGGTGAGACGCCGACGTGTGCTGTTATTGATGGGGATGGTACGGTGGGGTATCTCCCGATGGTGCGTGCGGCAGAGCACGCGATTCGCAAAGCGAGAGAGGTGGGTATGGGTATGGGGCTGGCGCGGCATGTGGGACATATTGGTTCGGCGGGTCATTATGCGCGGATGTGTTCCGAGGCGGGGTGTATTGGTTTTTGCGTGCAGGGCAGGCAGCAGGGAAATGCAAAGAGGGATGGCAGGGGACCGCTTCTCGGCTATTTTGGCAATCCTCCAATATGTTTTGCGATTCCCTCTGGGGACGAGCCTCCGATTGTTCTGGATGCGGCGACCTGTATTTTGGCGGATTACCAGCGGGGTCCGGAGTTTGAGGCTTTGTTCGAGATGATTCCAGCGGCGTTTTTTAAGAGTATTGGGTACACGGCGGTGGCTTCGATTATGGGGGGGGGGTTGGCGGGGACCGGTCTTCCGTCTTCTCATGAGATGAAGGAGAAATGGCCCTCGTCAGGTGCGGGTGGTTGTGTTCTTGCGATCCGCGTTGATCAGGCGGTTTCCGAGGAGGTTTTCCGGGCTGAGTCAGATCACATGGTGAGAACGGTGCGCGAGACGTACGAGCCGATGCCGGGACAGGACCGCGCGTTGTTGCCGGGTGCGATTGAGGAAGAGCGCATGGCGCTCCATCGCACCGAGGGTATTCGCTATGGCGAGATGGAGCAGGAAAACGCACGCGAGGTTAGCGCGCGCCTAAGGGTTCCGCTGCCCTGGGATTGA
- a CDS encoding type I restriction enzyme HsdR N-terminal domain-containing protein: MQKLNFPISSTFDIANRDGSEMILDPLRQKYVVLTPEEWVRQNFVRYLIEGLGYPQGRTAIETGFVFQGMQCRADVLVYDAKGKALLMAECKAPEIKITQQVFDQIGRYNTIVQATYLIVTNGLQHYCCAIDRKNNAYRFIDTLPRYEDIA; encoded by the coding sequence ATGCAAAAATTGAACTTCCCAATCTCATCCACATTTGACATTGCAAATCGCGACGGAAGCGAAATGATCTTAGATCCTCTCCGTCAAAAATACGTGGTATTAACCCCTGAAGAATGGGTGCGCCAGAATTTTGTCCGGTATTTAATCGAAGGGTTGGGCTACCCACAGGGACGCACCGCAATCGAAACCGGATTTGTATTCCAAGGCATGCAGTGTCGCGCCGATGTACTCGTATATGACGCAAAAGGAAAAGCACTTCTAATGGCAGAATGCAAAGCCCCCGAAATAAAAATCACCCAACAGGTCTTTGACCAGATTGGGCGATACAATACAATCGTACAGGCCACCTACCTCATTGTGACGAATGGCCTGCAACATTATTGCTGTGCAATTGATCGAAAAAACAACGCATATCGCTTTATAGACACACTGCCGCGATACGAGGACATCGCGTAA
- a CDS encoding urease subunit beta, which translates to MYLSPKEIDKLMLHNAGFLAQKRYARGLRLNYPESVSLIAAQLLEFIRDGESVAILMDKGKQLLGTEDVLPGVPDMVHEVQVEGTFPDGTKLVTVHHPICRAEGDSELALYGSGLARVRSPWSPDNAVSEMPGAGTTAVEPITLNADRETISLSVTNTGDRPIQVGSHYTFFEVNPALSFDREKAYGFRLDIPSGTAVRFEPGESRTVDLVAIAGNRTVYGGNGLISGQIDENKAEALQRAGDGGFKGIPNVSD; encoded by the coding sequence ATGTATTTATCGCCAAAAGAAATTGACAAATTGATGCTGCACAACGCGGGTTTTCTCGCGCAGAAGCGGTATGCCCGGGGCTTGCGTCTCAATTATCCCGAATCCGTGTCGCTTATCGCGGCACAGCTTCTCGAGTTTATCCGCGATGGCGAGTCCGTTGCTATACTTATGGACAAGGGCAAGCAGTTGCTGGGTACGGAAGATGTTTTGCCCGGTGTTCCGGATATGGTTCACGAGGTGCAGGTGGAGGGTACGTTTCCCGATGGGACGAAGCTCGTGACGGTTCACCATCCCATTTGCCGCGCAGAAGGTGATTCTGAACTCGCGTTGTACGGTTCGGGCCTCGCTCGCGTTCGCTCGCCCTGGTCACCGGATAATGCGGTTTCGGAAATGCCGGGTGCCGGGACCACGGCGGTTGAGCCAATTACGCTCAATGCGGACCGGGAGACGATTTCCCTTTCTGTGACCAATACAGGCGATCGCCCGATACAGGTGGGTTCGCATTATACATTTTTTGAAGTTAATCCCGCGCTTTCGTTTGATCGCGAAAAAGCCTATGGCTTCCGTCTCGATATTCCATCTGGTACTGCCGTGCGTTTTGAACCGGGGGAGAGCAGGACGGTTGATCTCGTGGCTATTGCCGGCAACCGCACAGTTTATGGGGGTAATGGCCTTATTTCGGGGCAGATTGATGAGAATAAGGCAGAGGCTTTGCAAAGGGCAGGAGACGGTGGATTTAAGGGGATTCCAAATGTCTCAGATTGA
- a CDS encoding muconate cycloisomerase gives MRHMDEFLAELYTPYLALTRGGTVMKITSVDLTPVASRRETGHLSRHVIVRMHTDEGLIGLGEMSDVNDWSVMYDLNDVKGAYESLLVGKDPLAWRTITIEARSRFRMGGAIRAGFEIGLFDLVGKIQGQSVAGVFGGALRDKWRVCYPIFRNYSREDAEANIARVNRRMKEGQDLFRLYHGGNVEADEIFLDGVKSSWGDQFVLKSLDFSGAHKWKRVVQALDVLLRYYRPFHLESVSDRRDLEGQYEVRKRIDLPISEHVSSLDQAYQFARHRYVDIFNISLSGAGGFTNALHIAQVADAAGLSCLVGTTQELSIGVAAQATFGSVVENLDYPGDPTGGLLYESDVVKERIQYEKGYVILPEGPGLGMELDEEKVAAISEPLSSVS, from the coding sequence ATGCGTCATATGGATGAATTTTTGGCGGAGTTGTACACCCCCTACCTGGCATTGACCAGAGGAGGAACTGTTATGAAGATCACAAGTGTTGATTTGACCCCCGTTGCATCGAGGCGTGAGACTGGGCATTTGTCTCGTCACGTCATTGTTCGCATGCATACGGATGAGGGATTGATCGGTTTGGGGGAGATGTCCGATGTGAACGACTGGAGTGTTATGTACGATCTCAATGATGTCAAGGGTGCCTACGAGTCGTTGCTCGTGGGGAAGGATCCGCTGGCGTGGCGTACGATTACCATTGAAGCGAGGTCCCGGTTCCGCATGGGTGGGGCGATTCGAGCGGGGTTTGAGATCGGTCTTTTCGATTTGGTCGGCAAGATTCAGGGGCAGTCGGTTGCAGGTGTGTTTGGCGGAGCGCTGAGGGATAAGTGGCGCGTGTGTTATCCGATTTTCAGGAATTATTCCAGGGAAGATGCCGAGGCGAATATCGCGCGTGTCAATCGCCGGATGAAAGAGGGGCAGGATCTGTTTCGGTTGTATCACGGCGGCAATGTGGAGGCGGATGAGATTTTTTTGGATGGGGTGAAGTCGTCCTGGGGCGATCAGTTTGTGTTGAAGTCGCTCGATTTTAGCGGCGCGCATAAGTGGAAACGGGTGGTGCAGGCGCTGGATGTTTTGCTGAGGTACTACAGGCCTTTTCATCTGGAATCAGTCTCTGACCGGAGAGATCTGGAGGGTCAATACGAGGTGCGAAAGCGCATTGATCTGCCCATCAGCGAGCACGTCAGTTCACTGGATCAGGCCTATCAGTTTGCCCGGCACCGATATGTCGATATTTTTAATATCAGTTTGTCGGGTGCGGGGGGATTTACAAATGCGCTGCATATCGCGCAGGTTGCCGATGCGGCTGGTCTGTCGTGTCTGGTGGGTACGACGCAGGAGCTGTCCATTGGCGTGGCGGCTCAGGCGACGTTTGGTTCTGTGGTGGAAAATCTCGATTATCCGGGCGATCCGACAGGTGGGTTGCTGTACGAGAGCGATGTGGTTAAGGAGCGCATACAATACGAGAAGGGTTATGTGATTTTGCCAGAAGGTCCGGGGTTGGGGATGGAATTGGATGAGGAGAAGGTTGCCGCGATTTCAGAGCCTTTGAGTTCTGTGTCTTAG
- a CDS encoding SagB/ThcOx family dehydrogenase has protein sequence MAKRKRRPQAGPEFMRRTQFKNLGPTGQARREPPPMPELHYQGETIDLPEPAQIETTQIDLRQAIDERKSERVFFDEPITLNELTYLLWATQGVKEFEQGETFRTVPSAGARHAFETYIVVNNVEGLDRGLYRYLSMGHKLGIIDQSDEIGERIANTTLQPELIQTSAATFIWTTVAARMTWRYGDRGYRYIHLDAGHVGQNLYLGAMAVNCRACTSAAFNDDELNRALKLDGVGHFAVYFGSVGK, from the coding sequence ATGGCAAAACGCAAACGACGACCACAAGCGGGACCGGAATTTATGCGGCGCACACAGTTTAAGAACCTGGGCCCAACCGGGCAGGCGCGCAGAGAACCACCGCCCATGCCCGAATTGCATTACCAGGGCGAAACAATAGACCTACCCGAACCCGCGCAGATCGAAACAACGCAAATCGACCTGCGCCAGGCCATAGACGAGCGCAAAAGCGAGCGGGTATTCTTCGATGAACCCATCACACTGAATGAGCTAACCTACTTACTCTGGGCAACGCAGGGCGTAAAAGAATTTGAACAGGGCGAAACATTTCGCACCGTACCATCGGCAGGTGCGCGCCACGCATTTGAAACCTATATCGTAGTGAACAACGTGGAAGGATTGGACCGCGGGTTATATCGATACCTATCTATGGGACACAAACTGGGAATAATCGACCAATCAGACGAAATTGGCGAAAGAATTGCCAACACCACCTTGCAACCCGAACTGATCCAGACAAGTGCCGCCACATTCATCTGGACAACAGTAGCCGCGCGAATGACCTGGCGCTACGGCGACCGGGGATATCGCTACATCCACCTCGATGCCGGCCATGTGGGACAGAACCTGTACCTGGGCGCCATGGCCGTAAACTGCCGCGCCTGCACCAGTGCGGCATTCAACGACGACGAATTAAATCGGGCACTCAAACTCGACGGCGTCGGACATTTTGCCGTATATTTCGGCTCAGTTGGAAAGTAA
- a CDS encoding TIM barrel protein, whose translation MYIGTQVACRNDTDIEILAQLGVFNVDQTPEGPWAEWSADAIKSMRDRYDKYGINLEMIHIPLGSSNAFQNEAGAIFLGPSDERDRAIERMCETVRMAAEAGLRGLNYNITILGHMRTEPRYGRGGARLSSFEYDKLDQSLGEFEGGAADEDEMWARIDHWLQNIMPVAEEYKIQMACHPSDPGIGYGTTYRGVARVLGMVDGFKKFIDLYDSPYNGLNFCLGCMSESLEDPSADAYDVIRYFGERKKIFNVHFRNIKGGLRNFVEVFPDEGDVDMLKALRTFKEVGYEYMIMPDHVPGISGPESRQVGFAYTYGYIHALMQAVNEE comes from the coding sequence ATGTATATCGGAACGCAGGTGGCTTGTCGGAACGACACGGATATCGAGATTCTCGCGCAACTCGGGGTTTTTAATGTCGATCAAACACCAGAGGGACCCTGGGCGGAGTGGAGTGCCGATGCGATTAAGTCCATGCGCGATCGGTATGATAAATACGGCATTAATTTGGAGATGATTCACATTCCGCTGGGTTCAAGCAATGCTTTCCAAAACGAAGCTGGCGCGATTTTCCTGGGTCCAAGCGACGAGCGTGACCGGGCTATTGAGCGGATGTGCGAGACGGTTAGAATGGCGGCGGAGGCAGGGTTGCGCGGGCTTAATTACAATATCACGATTTTGGGGCATATGCGGACAGAGCCGCGATACGGACGCGGGGGCGCGAGGCTGTCGTCGTTTGAGTACGATAAATTGGACCAGTCTCTGGGCGAGTTTGAAGGCGGTGCTGCGGATGAAGACGAGATGTGGGCGCGCATCGATCACTGGCTTCAGAATATTATGCCCGTGGCGGAGGAGTACAAAATTCAGATGGCGTGTCATCCCTCGGATCCGGGTATCGGATATGGGACGACGTATCGAGGGGTCGCGCGCGTGCTGGGTATGGTGGATGGTTTTAAGAAGTTTATCGATTTGTACGATAGTCCGTATAACGGATTGAATTTTTGCCTGGGCTGTATGTCCGAGAGCCTGGAAGATCCCAGTGCGGACGCCTATGATGTGATCCGTTATTTTGGAGAGCGCAAGAAGATTTTCAATGTGCATTTCCGCAATATCAAGGGTGGGCTTCGCAATTTTGTCGAGGTGTTTCCCGATGAGGGCGATGTGGATATGCTCAAGGCTTTGCGGACGTTCAAAGAAGTCGGGTACGAATATATGATTATGCCCGATCACGTTCCGGGTATTTCCGGTCCCGAATCGAGGCAGGTCGGTTTTGCGTACACGTATGGATACATCCACGCGCTGATGCAAGCGGTTAATGAAGAGTAG
- a CDS encoding phytanoyl-CoA dioxygenase family protein — protein sequence MLTEQEVHYFKTFGFLILRQVFDQDELKTINEEFEQALTAAYRHAPFDGTRRHWVPMLGSDTPFFAGLLEDLRFCRVAEQLYGEDVFGVACDANRYVGDTQWHPDTRSPHQYGVKFAFYLKPVDAQSGALRVLPGSHICPFHDELRQAREASRLDLDEVPAFVCASEPGDVVAFDLRLWHASLGGGVDRRMCTAVYYNNPKTAEEERVTREQGRSNADTAVRFDRPAEPIHPPHWLANVHGDPRRQRWIDRMRVLEFLD from the coding sequence ATGCTGACGGAGCAAGAGGTCCACTATTTTAAGACGTTCGGATTTCTGATTCTTCGGCAGGTGTTTGATCAGGACGAGTTGAAGACGATTAACGAGGAGTTCGAGCAGGCTCTGACAGCGGCGTATCGACACGCGCCTTTTGACGGTACGCGTCGGCATTGGGTGCCTATGCTGGGATCGGATACGCCCTTTTTTGCGGGTTTGCTGGAAGATCTCAGGTTTTGCAGGGTGGCAGAGCAGCTCTACGGGGAGGATGTGTTTGGCGTGGCTTGCGATGCCAATCGCTATGTGGGCGATACACAGTGGCATCCGGATACGCGGAGTCCCCACCAGTATGGCGTTAAGTTCGCTTTTTATCTCAAGCCAGTAGATGCACAAAGCGGCGCGTTGCGCGTGTTACCGGGTTCACATATATGTCCTTTCCACGATGAGTTGCGACAGGCGCGAGAAGCGTCTCGCCTGGATCTCGACGAGGTACCGGCTTTTGTGTGTGCGTCAGAGCCGGGAGATGTGGTGGCTTTTGACCTGCGGCTCTGGCATGCGAGTCTTGGTGGTGGTGTCGATCGCCGGATGTGTACGGCTGTCTATTACAATAATCCCAAGACTGCTGAGGAAGAGCGCGTGACGCGGGAGCAGGGGAGGTCGAATGCGGATACTGCGGTCAGATTCGATCGCCCTGCAGAGCCGATCCATCCGCCGCATTGGCTGGCAAATGTCCACGGAGATCCGAGGCGCCAGCGCTGGATTGACCGAATGAGAGTGCTTGAGTTTTTAGATTAG
- a CDS encoding mandelate racemase/muconate lactonizing enzyme family protein, whose translation MKITDVKTYTAGQDGRNFLFCRVFTDEGIYGVGEATAWPSIQTEIHHKASLIIGEDPFNIERLWSKMFLQTHGMSGVVGAGAISAIETALWDIKGKAFDMPVWQLLGGRMRERLRVYTHANTADCARELVDQGFTGLKMGGIEHCIRDITAIRNEVGDDIDIMVDLHGMPWMTTRDAISMGRRLEEFGVFFYEEPVAPENVEALARVSEAINIPLAAGERVAYVFGARELIEREIVDVIQPDAGRFGGLAQMKKLAGMAEAHYIQFAPHDGSLGPVGEIASLHLCATLPNFLIWEHRTGDVQARYEVMAPQPEVVDSYIAIPEGPGLGVDLVDEEIERYACELLGVRSSYADDNTYDSQYVYARFPRKPWLG comes from the coding sequence ATGAAGATTACGGATGTTAAGACCTATACTGCTGGGCAGGATGGCAGAAATTTTTTGTTCTGCAGGGTTTTTACGGATGAGGGGATCTATGGCGTGGGAGAGGCGACTGCATGGCCGAGTATTCAGACGGAGATTCACCACAAGGCGAGTTTGATTATTGGTGAGGATCCCTTTAATATCGAGCGGTTGTGGAGCAAGATGTTTTTGCAAACCCACGGGATGTCGGGCGTTGTGGGCGCGGGTGCGATTTCGGCTATTGAGACGGCGCTGTGGGATATTAAGGGGAAAGCGTTTGATATGCCGGTCTGGCAATTGCTGGGCGGTCGAATGCGCGAGCGGTTGCGGGTGTACACGCACGCGAATACGGCCGATTGCGCCAGGGAACTCGTGGATCAAGGCTTTACTGGTCTCAAGATGGGGGGGATTGAGCACTGTATCCGCGATATTACGGCGATACGCAATGAGGTGGGGGACGATATCGATATTATGGTCGATTTGCACGGTATGCCGTGGATGACGACGCGCGATGCGATTTCTATGGGTCGCAGACTTGAAGAGTTCGGGGTGTTTTTTTACGAGGAACCGGTCGCGCCCGAGAATGTGGAGGCGCTTGCGCGCGTGTCCGAAGCGATCAATATCCCCCTTGCTGCCGGGGAACGAGTCGCCTATGTCTTCGGTGCTCGGGAGCTTATTGAGCGCGAGATTGTGGATGTTATTCAGCCGGATGCTGGGCGGTTCGGGGGTCTGGCTCAGATGAAGAAGCTCGCGGGTATGGCCGAGGCACACTATATCCAGTTTGCGCCGCACGATGGGTCGCTGGGTCCGGTGGGGGAGATCGCGTCTCTTCATTTGTGTGCGACGCTGCCAAATTTCTTGATCTGGGAGCACCGAACGGGCGATGTTCAGGCGCGGTATGAGGTGATGGCTCCGCAACCCGAGGTGGTCGATAGTTATATCGCGATTCCCGAGGGTCCAGGCCTGGGTGTTGATCTGGTGGATGAAGAGATCGAGAGATATGCGTGCGAGTTGCTGGGCGTTCGTTCGTCCTACGCAGATGACAATACGTACGACAGTCAGTACGTGTATGCCCGGTTCCCACGAAAGCCGTGGTTGGGGTAA